In the Ramlibacter tataouinensis TTB310 genome, one interval contains:
- a CDS encoding uracil-DNA glycosylase, which yields MTLQLDARQRAMLAEFGVRLFEPPATPPPRPAVAPVVAPAVRSAAPAEVRFDLETEQIVPDPAPALQPGGVAEMDWDALAGTVAGCRACKLCQSRRNTVFGVGDRQADWLIVGEAPGENEDLQGEPFVGQAGKLLDNMLRAIGLSRRGAPGEEGDGAGGNVYIANVLKCRPPGNRNPEPDEVAQCEPFLRRQVELLQPKIILAMGRFAVQSLLGTQEPIGKLRGRPHQYHGVPVVVTYHPAYLLRNLPDKAKAWADLCLALELMAQQPAGRAAAAQ from the coding sequence ATGACCTTGCAGCTCGACGCGCGCCAGCGCGCCATGCTGGCCGAATTCGGCGTGCGGCTGTTCGAGCCGCCGGCAACCCCCCCGCCGCGGCCAGCCGTTGCGCCTGTGGTGGCGCCGGCCGTGCGGTCCGCTGCCCCGGCCGAGGTGCGGTTCGACCTGGAAACCGAGCAAATCGTCCCCGATCCCGCCCCGGCCCTGCAGCCGGGCGGCGTGGCCGAGATGGACTGGGACGCCCTGGCCGGAACGGTTGCCGGCTGCCGGGCCTGCAAGCTGTGCCAGAGCCGGCGCAACACCGTGTTCGGCGTGGGCGACCGGCAGGCCGACTGGCTGATCGTGGGCGAGGCGCCCGGCGAGAACGAGGACCTGCAGGGCGAGCCCTTCGTCGGCCAGGCCGGCAAGCTGCTGGACAACATGCTGCGCGCCATCGGCCTGTCCCGCCGCGGCGCGCCGGGCGAGGAGGGAGATGGCGCGGGCGGCAACGTCTACATCGCCAACGTGCTCAAGTGCCGCCCGCCCGGCAACCGCAACCCCGAACCCGACGAGGTGGCGCAGTGCGAGCCCTTCCTGCGCCGCCAGGTCGAGCTGCTGCAGCCCAAAATCATCCTGGCCATGGGCCGCTTCGCCGTGCAGTCGCTGCTGGGCACGCAGGAGCCCATCGGCAAGCTGCGCGGCCGGCCCCACCAGTACCACGGCGTCCCGGTGGTCGTGACCTACCACCCGGCCTACCTGCTGCGCAACCTGCCGGACAAGGCCAAGGCCTGGGCCGACCTGTGCCTGGCACTGGAGCTGATGGCGCAACAGCCCGCCGGCCGGGCGGCGGCTGCTCAGTAG
- the rimI gene encoding ribosomal protein S18-alanine N-acetyltransferase, with protein sequence MNAVVQSLLEAEFEPMTEARLDAVLAIERAAYEHPWTPGNFADSLRSGYQAQLLTADGSVLGYFVAMKGVDEVHLLNITVAPALQGQGWGRVMLDALALWARGEGAQWLWLEVRAGNQRAQRVYERQGYRRVGERKGYYPAAAGRREDALVMSLKL encoded by the coding sequence ATGAACGCTGTCGTCCAATCCCTGCTGGAAGCCGAGTTCGAGCCCATGACCGAGGCCCGGCTCGACGCCGTGCTGGCCATCGAGCGCGCCGCCTACGAGCATCCCTGGACGCCGGGCAACTTCGCCGATTCGCTGCGCTCGGGCTACCAGGCCCAGCTGTTGACCGCCGACGGTTCGGTGCTGGGCTACTTCGTCGCCATGAAGGGAGTGGACGAGGTGCACCTGCTCAACATCACGGTCGCGCCCGCGCTGCAAGGCCAGGGCTGGGGCCGTGTGATGCTGGACGCGCTGGCGCTGTGGGCGCGCGGCGAGGGCGCGCAGTGGCTGTGGCTGGAGGTGCGCGCCGGCAACCAGCGCGCGCAGCGGGTCTACGAACGCCAGGGCTACCGCCGCGTGGGCGAGCGCAAGGGCTACTACCCGGCCGCCGCCGGGCGCCGCGAGGACGCGCTGGTGATGAGCCTGAAGCTGTGA
- the tsaB gene encoding tRNA (adenosine(37)-N6)-threonylcarbamoyltransferase complex dimerization subunit type 1 TsaB codes for MNLLAFDTSTETLSLALAWRDAQGAPQQLNHQAPGGAHASATLIPQAMAMLARAGLPLARLEAIVFGCGPGSFTGLRTACAVAQGLAFGAGRPVLPVETLLAVAEQARQAAGATRVVAVLDARMDEVYSAAYVLGPDGWHREGALALCAPESVVVPPGFALAGNAFGAYGTRLRAAAGRIEALPSAQALLRLAPALIAAGAAVPAEAALPLYIRDKVAQTTAERAAAAAR; via the coding sequence GTGAACCTGCTTGCCTTCGACACCAGCACCGAGACGCTTTCGCTGGCGCTGGCCTGGCGCGACGCGCAGGGTGCCCCCCAGCAGCTGAACCACCAGGCGCCCGGCGGCGCCCACGCCTCCGCCACGCTGATCCCCCAGGCGATGGCGATGCTGGCGCGGGCCGGGTTGCCACTGGCCCGGCTGGAGGCCATCGTCTTCGGCTGCGGGCCGGGTTCCTTCACCGGCCTGCGCACGGCCTGCGCCGTGGCCCAGGGCCTGGCTTTCGGCGCCGGCCGGCCGGTGCTGCCGGTGGAGACGCTGCTCGCGGTGGCGGAGCAGGCGCGGCAGGCCGCCGGCGCCACGCGGGTGGTGGCGGTGCTCGATGCACGCATGGATGAGGTCTACAGCGCCGCGTATGTGCTGGGGCCGGACGGCTGGCATCGTGAAGGCGCCCTGGCGCTGTGCGCCCCCGAGTCGGTGGTGGTGCCGCCCGGCTTCGCGCTGGCGGGCAACGCGTTCGGCGCCTACGGCACGCGGCTGCGCGCGGCGGCTGGGCGCATCGAGGCGCTGCCCAGCGCGCAGGCGCTGCTGCGCCTGGCGCCGGCGCTGATCGCCGCCGGCGCGGCCGTGCCCGCCGAAGCCGCCCTGCCGCTGTACATCCGCGATAAAGTCGCGCAAACCACGGCCGAACGCGCCGCGGCCGCCGCCCGATGA
- the dacB gene encoding D-alanyl-D-alanine carboxypeptidase/D-alanyl-D-alanine endopeptidase, which translates to MPATLRLVVLLLFGLMGRLGTAQALPPEVEAALAREKLPRDAVTLLVVDAQGKSPPRLAHRTQVPVSPASLAKLATTFAGLELLGPAYTWATPVYADGPVRDGVLEGNLYLKGQGDPKLVQERLWLLLGRLRGLGIRHVAGDIVLDRSAFDLPPQDPGAFDGEPLRPYNATPDALLVNYRSLVFSFTPLGGQAQVHAEPALAGVQWPASVPLLPGECGDWRAALKADFSDPLRVRFEGGLPLACGERSWPLAYGDPPGYAARAVAGLWQSLGGSLQGQVREGRVPPELQPLLVHASPPLAEVVRDINKFSNNVMAQQLFLTLSLQQRGTGTFAGSRTVLQQWWRERFGDEPPWFDNGSGLSRDERITARQLGQLLQRAWASPLMPELLASLPIAGVDGTARRSQARTPGLAHLKTGSLRDVWGVAGYVHAPGGRRYVLVAIANHPQASALRPAVDALIDWTAREQP; encoded by the coding sequence ATGCCTGCAACCCTGCGCCTGGTCGTCCTGCTGCTGTTTGGCCTGATGGGACGCCTGGGGACCGCCCAGGCCCTGCCGCCCGAGGTGGAGGCCGCGCTGGCCCGCGAGAAGCTGCCACGCGATGCGGTGACGCTGCTGGTGGTCGACGCGCAGGGCAAGTCGCCGCCGCGCCTGGCGCACCGCACCCAGGTTCCGGTGAGCCCGGCGTCGCTGGCCAAGCTGGCCACCACCTTCGCCGGTCTGGAGCTGCTGGGCCCGGCCTACACCTGGGCCACGCCGGTGTACGCCGACGGGCCGGTCCGGGACGGCGTGCTGGAAGGCAACCTCTACCTCAAGGGCCAGGGCGATCCCAAGCTGGTGCAGGAGCGGCTGTGGCTGCTGCTGGGGCGGCTGCGGGGCCTGGGCATCCGGCATGTCGCCGGCGACATCGTGCTGGACCGCAGCGCCTTCGACCTGCCGCCGCAGGACCCCGGCGCCTTCGACGGCGAGCCGCTGCGGCCCTACAACGCCACGCCCGACGCCCTGCTGGTCAACTACCGCTCCCTGGTGTTCAGCTTCACGCCGCTGGGCGGGCAGGCCCAGGTGCATGCCGAGCCGGCGCTTGCCGGCGTGCAGTGGCCGGCGTCCGTGCCGCTGCTGCCGGGCGAATGCGGCGACTGGCGCGCCGCGCTCAAGGCCGACTTCAGCGACCCGCTGCGCGTGCGCTTCGAGGGCGGCCTGCCGCTGGCCTGCGGCGAACGCAGCTGGCCGCTGGCCTACGGTGACCCCCCCGGCTACGCGGCGCGCGCGGTGGCCGGCCTGTGGCAGTCGCTGGGCGGCAGCCTGCAGGGCCAGGTGCGCGAGGGGCGCGTGCCGCCGGAACTGCAGCCGCTGCTGGTGCACGCCTCGCCCCCCTTGGCCGAGGTGGTGCGCGACATCAACAAGTTCAGCAACAACGTGATGGCCCAGCAGCTGTTCCTGACGCTGAGCCTGCAGCAGCGCGGCACCGGCACCTTCGCCGGCTCGCGCACGGTGCTGCAGCAGTGGTGGCGCGAGCGCTTCGGCGACGAGCCGCCCTGGTTCGACAACGGCTCGGGCCTGTCGCGCGACGAGCGCATCACGGCACGGCAGCTGGGACAGCTGCTGCAGCGTGCCTGGGCCTCGCCGCTGATGCCCGAGCTGCTGGCGTCCCTGCCCATCGCCGGCGTCGACGGCACGGCGCGCCGCAGCCAGGCGCGCACCCCGGGTCTGGCGCACCTGAAGACCGGCAGCCTGCGCGACGTGTGGGGCGTGGCCGGCTACGTGCACGCGCCTGGCGGGCGCCGCTACGTGCTGGTGGCCATCGCCAACCACCCCCAGGCCTCGGCGCTGCGGCCGGCGGTCGACGCGCTGATCGACTGGACGGCGCGCGAGCAGCCCTAG
- a CDS encoding lipase family protein, with translation MPQRHRLTALAAAVLLAACGGGGGDDNRGELRSDPQTLATLTAAQIDTGATDSGLRPLTGAARCDVRVVALDYDTIGVRGEQANASGVLLVPAGACAGASHPLVAYAKGTDVQKPRTLANPSDGETFLLAAMYAAQGYAVVATDYLGYAKSTYGFHPYLHADSEASVVVDSIRAAREAARRQNVALSGKVMVTGYSQGGHSSAAAQRAIERDNAGEINLVAGAHLSAPLNLSGSFKLTEAIAGYQFFVPFIVTSWQKVYGNIYTDVNQVFRQPYAASIENLLPSPTLTYTTLVTTGALPGGTPNQARDALFQPAFLADVRTNDNNPLYQAARRNDLLGWNPRARTLLCAGAADPTVPPALHQQVAQADFASRGLSNVTSVDVDPSVQAAFGPGGVAPTDPTSPAFATYYGSYHGTYVPPFCHAQARTVFEQVR, from the coding sequence ATGCCCCAGAGACACAGGCTCACCGCCCTGGCCGCCGCCGTGCTGCTGGCCGCTTGCGGCGGCGGCGGCGGCGACGACAACCGCGGCGAGCTGCGCAGCGATCCGCAGACCCTGGCCACGCTCACCGCCGCGCAGATCGACACGGGCGCCACCGACAGCGGCCTGCGGCCGCTGACCGGCGCGGCGCGCTGCGACGTGCGGGTGGTCGCGCTGGACTACGACACCATCGGCGTGCGCGGCGAGCAGGCCAATGCCTCCGGCGTGCTGCTGGTGCCGGCCGGCGCCTGCGCCGGCGCATCGCACCCGCTGGTGGCCTACGCCAAGGGCACCGACGTGCAGAAACCCCGCACCCTGGCCAACCCGTCGGACGGCGAGACCTTCCTGCTGGCCGCCATGTACGCCGCCCAGGGCTACGCCGTAGTCGCCACGGATTACCTGGGCTATGCCAAGTCGACCTACGGCTTCCACCCCTACCTGCACGCCGATTCCGAGGCCAGCGTGGTGGTCGACTCCATCCGCGCCGCACGCGAGGCGGCGCGGCGCCAGAACGTGGCGCTGTCGGGCAAGGTGATGGTGACCGGCTATTCGCAGGGCGGCCACTCGTCGGCGGCGGCGCAGCGCGCCATCGAGCGCGACAACGCGGGCGAGATCAACCTGGTGGCCGGCGCGCACCTGTCGGCGCCGCTGAACCTGTCGGGCTCGTTCAAGCTGACCGAGGCCATCGCCGGCTACCAGTTCTTCGTGCCCTTCATCGTGACCTCCTGGCAGAAGGTGTACGGCAACATCTACACCGACGTGAACCAGGTGTTCAGGCAGCCCTACGCCGCCTCCATCGAGAACCTGCTGCCCAGCCCCACGCTGACCTACACCACGCTGGTCACCACGGGCGCCCTGCCGGGCGGCACGCCCAACCAGGCGCGCGACGCGCTGTTCCAGCCCGCCTTCCTGGCCGACGTGCGCACCAACGACAACAACCCGCTCTACCAGGCCGCCAGGCGCAACGACCTGCTGGGCTGGAACCCGCGGGCCCGCACCCTGCTGTGCGCCGGCGCGGCCGACCCCACGGTGCCGCCCGCGCTGCACCAGCAGGTGGCCCAGGCCGACTTCGCCAGCCGCGGCCTGTCCAACGTCACCTCGGTCGACGTGGACCCGTCGGTCCAGGCCGCGTTCGGCCCGGGCGGCGTGGCCCCCACCGACCCGACCAGCCCGGCCTTTGCCACCTACTACGGCAGCTACCACGGCACCTACGTGCCGCCGTTCTGCCATGCGCAGGCACGGACGGTGTTCGAGCAGGTCAGGTAG
- a CDS encoding SGNH/GDSL hydrolase family protein: MAFQWLRRAFVLAASSLLLAACGGGGDVVSQLQPSRIVAFGDGFSDLGQVGGARYTVNGGGNLWSQQLAARYGLPLTAAAAGGTSYATGNARVAAEPDAAGNAATPTIAEQIDTFLASGGTFGAGDLVLINGGISDVIVQGRDAIAGVQSGDQAVAGVRQAGRDMGAQVRRLVDAGARYVVVVGPYNLGRSAWVRGGPREGLLQQLSSAFDEELKIAIVDLGSRVLYVDLAFYYNLVTASPTAYTLNEAAVNTVVCNTVDPGPGIGIGPGRVNSALCNTGTVVADPNVFFFADPVYPTPRAHVLFGDYAYDRVRNRF, encoded by the coding sequence ATGGCATTCCAATGGTTGCGGCGCGCATTCGTGCTGGCCGCTTCCTCCCTGCTGCTGGCCGCCTGCGGCGGCGGCGGCGACGTGGTCTCGCAGCTGCAGCCCAGCCGTATCGTCGCCTTCGGCGACGGCTTCAGCGACCTGGGCCAGGTGGGCGGCGCGCGCTATACCGTCAACGGCGGCGGCAACCTCTGGTCGCAGCAGCTGGCCGCGCGCTACGGCCTGCCGCTGACCGCGGCGGCGGCCGGCGGCACTTCCTACGCCACCGGCAATGCCCGCGTGGCGGCCGAGCCGGATGCGGCGGGCAATGCCGCCACGCCCACCATCGCCGAGCAGATCGACACCTTCCTGGCCAGTGGCGGCACCTTCGGCGCCGGCGACCTGGTGCTGATCAACGGCGGCATCTCGGACGTCATCGTCCAGGGCCGCGACGCCATCGCCGGCGTGCAGAGCGGCGACCAGGCCGTCGCCGGCGTGCGCCAGGCCGGCCGCGACATGGGCGCTCAGGTGCGCCGGCTGGTGGACGCCGGCGCGCGCTACGTGGTGGTGGTCGGCCCGTACAACCTGGGCCGGTCGGCCTGGGTGCGGGGCGGCCCCCGGGAAGGCCTGCTGCAGCAGCTGTCCAGCGCGTTCGACGAGGAGCTGAAGATCGCCATCGTCGACCTGGGCTCGCGCGTGCTGTACGTGGACCTGGCGTTCTACTACAACCTGGTCACCGCCTCGCCCACCGCGTACACGCTGAACGAGGCGGCGGTGAACACCGTGGTGTGCAACACCGTGGATCCGGGACCGGGCATCGGCATCGGTCCCGGCCGGGTCAACTCGGCGCTGTGCAATACCGGGACGGTGGTGGCCGACCCGAACGTGTTCTTCTTCGCCGACCCGGTGTACCCGACGCCGCGCGCGCACGTGCTGTTCGGCGACTACGCGTACGACCGGGTGCGCAACCGGTTTTGA
- a CDS encoding L-threonylcarbamoyladenylate synthase, translating to MIQDGASPPAITEAAQALAAGELVAFPTETVYGLGADAGSDAAVAGIFAAKGRPSDHPLIVHVPDAPGAEHFAREVPPVARRLMQAFWPGPLTVILPRREGVAAAAAGGQDSIGLRCPSHPVAQALLRACAALQPAVAGLAAPSANRFGRVSPTTAQHVRSEFGDGLRVLDGGACPVGIESAIVDCTRAMPVLLRPGVLTQARIEAACGERLWLPHEAAGTAPRASGTLASHYAPQARVRLMDARALQTALDVLGEDAAQIATWSRVVLQTRSGRVLRRRMPDDAQEAARQLFAVLREFDQQAVRLIWIETPPEAPEWAGVRDRLERAAAGT from the coding sequence ATGATCCAGGACGGTGCCTCGCCCCCGGCCATCACCGAGGCCGCCCAGGCGCTGGCGGCCGGCGAGCTGGTGGCCTTTCCCACCGAGACGGTGTACGGCCTGGGCGCCGACGCCGGCAGCGATGCCGCCGTCGCCGGGATCTTCGCCGCCAAGGGTCGGCCGAGCGACCACCCGCTGATCGTCCATGTGCCGGATGCGCCGGGCGCCGAGCATTTCGCGCGCGAGGTCCCGCCGGTGGCCCGGCGGCTGATGCAGGCTTTCTGGCCCGGCCCGCTCACGGTCATCTTGCCGCGGCGCGAGGGCGTGGCCGCGGCCGCGGCGGGGGGGCAGGACTCGATCGGCCTGCGCTGCCCCTCGCATCCGGTGGCCCAGGCCCTGCTGCGCGCCTGCGCCGCGCTGCAGCCCGCGGTGGCGGGCCTGGCCGCGCCCAGCGCCAACCGCTTCGGCCGCGTCAGCCCCACCACCGCGCAGCATGTGCGCTCCGAGTTCGGCGACGGGCTGCGGGTGCTGGACGGCGGCGCCTGCCCGGTGGGCATCGAGTCGGCGATCGTGGACTGCACGCGCGCCATGCCCGTGCTGCTGCGCCCCGGGGTGCTGACGCAGGCCCGGATCGAAGCGGCCTGCGGCGAGCGGCTGTGGCTGCCGCACGAAGCCGCGGGCACGGCGCCGCGCGCCTCCGGCACGCTGGCCTCGCACTACGCGCCGCAGGCGCGGGTGCGGCTGATGGATGCCCGTGCCCTGCAGACGGCACTGGACGTGCTGGGCGAGGACGCGGCGCAGATCGCCACCTGGTCGCGCGTGGTGCTGCAGACCCGTTCCGGCCGCGTACTGCGCCGGCGCATGCCGGACGATGCCCAGGAGGCGGCGCGGCAGCTGTTCGCCGTGCTGCGCGAGTTCGACCAGCAGGCCGTGCGGCTGATCTGGATAGAAACGCCGCCCGAGGCGCCGGAATGGGCCGGCGTGCGCGACCGCCTGGAGCGCGCCGCCGCAGGGACCTAG
- a CDS encoding 5-(carboxyamino)imidazole ribonucleotide synthase: MILPGATLGVMGGGQLGRMFVHAAQRLGYFTAVLDPDADSPAGRVSHHHVRSAYLDEAGLAELARLSAAVTTEFENVPAQALGRLAALRPVAPGAEAVAIAQDRAREKAHFTRCGVPCAPHAMIEDEAQLAAVPDALLPGVLKTARLGYDGKGQVRVATRAELAAAWEGLQRVPCVLEQLLPLAAECSVVVARGADGRMAHLPVQRNLHRAGILAVTEVHPGNLPADRGRQAIEATQAIADGLGYVGVLCVEFFVLQDGSLVVNEMAPRPHNSGHWSLDAADASQFELQVRALAGLPLVQPRQHSPAIMLNLLGDLWFRGGAETAREPDWAGVLALPGAHLHLYGKTEARPGRKMGHLTLTGAGIESVRAAAWQACDLLGIERFQGPAEAG, from the coding sequence ATGATCCTCCCCGGCGCCACGCTGGGCGTGATGGGCGGCGGCCAGCTCGGCCGCATGTTCGTGCATGCCGCACAACGGCTGGGCTACTTCACCGCCGTGCTGGATCCGGACGCCGACAGCCCGGCCGGCCGCGTCAGCCACCACCACGTGCGCAGCGCCTACCTGGACGAGGCCGGCCTGGCCGAGCTGGCCCGCCTCAGCGCCGCCGTCACCACCGAGTTCGAGAACGTGCCGGCGCAGGCGCTCGGCCGCCTGGCGGCGCTGCGGCCGGTGGCGCCGGGCGCCGAGGCGGTGGCCATCGCGCAGGACCGCGCCCGCGAGAAGGCGCATTTCACGCGCTGCGGCGTGCCCTGCGCGCCGCACGCGATGATCGAGGACGAGGCCCAGCTCGCGGCCGTGCCCGACGCGCTGCTGCCCGGCGTGCTCAAGACCGCCCGCCTGGGCTATGACGGCAAGGGCCAGGTGCGCGTCGCCACCCGCGCCGAGCTGGCCGCCGCCTGGGAGGGCCTCCAGCGCGTGCCCTGCGTGCTGGAGCAGCTGCTGCCTCTGGCGGCCGAGTGCTCGGTGGTGGTCGCCCGCGGCGCCGACGGCCGGATGGCGCACCTGCCCGTGCAGCGCAACCTGCACCGTGCCGGCATCCTGGCGGTGACCGAGGTCCATCCGGGCAACCTGCCCGCGGACCGCGGCCGCCAGGCCATTGAGGCCACGCAAGCCATCGCGGACGGCCTGGGCTACGTGGGCGTGCTGTGCGTGGAGTTCTTCGTGCTGCAGGACGGCTCGCTGGTGGTCAACGAGATGGCGCCACGGCCGCACAACAGCGGCCACTGGAGCCTGGACGCGGCCGACGCGTCGCAGTTCGAGCTGCAGGTGCGGGCGCTGGCCGGCCTGCCGCTGGTGCAGCCGCGCCAGCACAGCCCGGCCATCATGCTCAACCTGCTGGGCGATCTGTGGTTCCGCGGCGGCGCCGAGACCGCTCGCGAGCCCGACTGGGCCGGCGTGCTGGCCCTGCCCGGCGCCCACCTGCACCTGTACGGCAAGACCGAGGCGCGGCCGGGCCGCAAGATGGGCCACCTGACCCTGACCGGCGCCGGCATCGAATCGGTGCGCGCCGCCGCCTGGCAGGCCTGCGACCTGCTGGGCATCGAGCGGTTCCAAGGACCGGCGGAGGCTGGATGA
- the purE gene encoding 5-(carboxyamino)imidazole ribonucleotide mutase, which produces MSSIQVGVVMGSGSDWDTLQHAVAILQEFGIAHEAKVVSAHRMPDEMFAYAEAAAARGLAAIIAGAGGAAHLPGMLAAKTTVPVLGVPVASRHLQGVDSLHSIVQMPKGIPVATFAIGAAGAANAALFAVAMLATGDAALREKLDAFRRRQTEAARATSLPPASPHPHPPPAGEGA; this is translated from the coding sequence ATGAGCTCTATCCAGGTTGGCGTGGTGATGGGGTCCGGCAGCGACTGGGACACCCTGCAGCACGCAGTGGCGATTCTCCAGGAATTCGGCATCGCCCACGAGGCGAAGGTCGTGTCCGCCCACCGCATGCCCGACGAGATGTTCGCCTATGCCGAAGCCGCCGCGGCGCGGGGGCTGGCGGCCATCATCGCCGGCGCCGGCGGCGCGGCCCACCTGCCTGGCATGCTGGCGGCCAAGACCACGGTGCCGGTGCTGGGCGTGCCGGTGGCCAGCCGCCACCTGCAGGGCGTGGACTCGCTGCACAGCATCGTGCAGATGCCCAAGGGCATCCCGGTGGCCACCTTCGCCATCGGCGCCGCCGGCGCCGCCAACGCGGCGCTGTTCGCGGTCGCGATGCTGGCCACGGGCGACGCGGCCCTGCGGGAGAAACTGGACGCCTTCCGCCGCCGCCAGACCGAGGCGGCGCGGGCCACCTCCTTGCCGCCGGCGAGCCCCCACCCCCACCCTCCCCCAGCGGGGGAGGGAGCATGA
- the trxA gene encoding thioredoxin, translated as MIDVTLENFETEVIAASMNQPVLVDFWAPWSGPCKVIGPILEKLERDYAGRFKLVKIDSDQEQQLAAAFGIRSIPTVILLMGGQPVDGFMGALPEGQVRQFLDKHLPAAAEEEAQEEAPFEDTAPADAGAQLEKLQHAVATDPANDDARFEYVKALLLAGRSDDAKVAFAPVIAKTAAVRRLDSLQRLMDAMDVAAGLPDAQRAAADFEAKIAANKRDFEARFGKARLLMAQQRWTAAMDELLEILMRDKAWNEDLARKTYIAILDIIEPPRPKVAEGQIPPDDPTVATYRRRLSSVVLS; from the coding sequence ATGATCGACGTCACGCTTGAGAACTTCGAAACCGAGGTCATCGCCGCCTCCATGAACCAGCCGGTGCTGGTGGACTTCTGGGCGCCCTGGTCCGGCCCCTGCAAGGTGATCGGCCCCATCCTGGAAAAGCTCGAGCGCGATTACGCCGGCCGCTTCAAGCTGGTGAAGATCGACTCCGACCAGGAGCAGCAGCTGGCCGCGGCGTTCGGCATCCGCAGCATCCCCACCGTGATCCTGCTGATGGGCGGCCAGCCGGTGGACGGCTTCATGGGCGCCCTGCCCGAGGGCCAGGTGCGGCAGTTCCTGGACAAGCACCTGCCGGCGGCAGCCGAGGAGGAGGCGCAGGAGGAGGCCCCCTTCGAGGACACCGCGCCCGCCGACGCCGGCGCGCAGTTGGAGAAACTGCAGCACGCGGTGGCCACCGACCCGGCCAACGACGACGCCCGCTTCGAGTACGTCAAGGCCCTGCTGCTGGCCGGCCGCAGCGACGACGCCAAGGTGGCCTTCGCGCCGGTGATCGCCAAAACGGCCGCGGTGCGCCGCCTCGACTCGCTGCAGCGGCTGATGGATGCCATGGATGTCGCTGCCGGCCTGCCGGACGCGCAGCGCGCGGCCGCCGACTTCGAGGCGAAGATCGCCGCCAACAAGCGTGATTTCGAGGCCCGCTTCGGCAAGGCCCGCCTGCTGATGGCCCAGCAGCGGTGGACGGCGGCGATGGACGAACTGCTGGAAATCCTGATGCGCGACAAGGCCTGGAACGAGGACTTGGCGCGCAAGACCTACATCGCCATCCTGGACATCATCGAGCCGCCCAGGCCCAAGGTCGCCGAAGGGCAGATCCCGCCGGACGACCCGACGGTGGCGACCTACCGACGCCGGCTGTCCAGCGTGGTGCTGAGCTGA
- a CDS encoding type II toxin-antitoxin system RelE/ParE family toxin translates to MSRIILAPELREDLDRIFDFLFDHAPESAGTRIEAILQAIDVLQSSPLIGRPVALGQRELVISTGASGYLALYRFDPERDTVYVLALRSQRERGYKR, encoded by the coding sequence GTGAGCCGGATCATCCTCGCGCCCGAGCTGCGCGAAGACCTCGACCGCATCTTCGATTTCCTCTTCGACCACGCACCTGAATCCGCCGGCACTCGCATCGAGGCCATCCTGCAGGCCATCGATGTGCTGCAGTCCAGCCCGCTGATCGGCCGGCCGGTGGCCCTGGGTCAGCGCGAACTCGTCATCTCCACCGGAGCCAGCGGTTACCTGGCGCTGTACCGGTTCGATCCCGAGCGGGACACGGTATACGTGCTGGCGCTGCGCAGCCAGCGCGAGCGCGGCTACAAGCGCTGA
- a CDS encoding CopG family ribbon-helix-helix protein: MSTATLRLDDQLRERIARIASATDQTPHSFMVQALAEKVDEAEWKLAMQQEADRRHQALQAGEPGVEWHEMRTWVQQRLKEEQAKRRAPKARR, from the coding sequence ATGAGCACCGCCACGCTTCGCCTGGACGACCAATTGCGCGAGCGCATCGCGCGCATCGCCAGCGCCACCGATCAGACGCCGCACAGCTTCATGGTGCAGGCCCTGGCCGAGAAGGTCGACGAGGCCGAGTGGAAGCTGGCGATGCAGCAGGAGGCTGACCGTCGCCACCAGGCGCTGCAGGCCGGGGAGCCCGGTGTCGAGTGGCACGAGATGCGCACCTGGGTGCAGCAGCGACTGAAGGAGGAGCAAGCCAAGCGGCGCGCGCCCAAGGCTCGGCGGTGA